A section of the Flavobacterium sp. CG_23.5 genome encodes:
- the pfkA gene encoding 6-phosphofructokinase — MPKTIKKVGVLTSGGDSPGMNAAIRSVVRTCAYHNIECIGIYRGYQGMIEGDFKEMGPRSVNNIVNKGGTILKSARSTEFRTPEGRKKAHENLIKAGIDALVVIGGDGTFTGGLLFNNEFGFPVMGIPGTIDNDIFGTSHTLGYDTALNTVVDVIDKIRDTASSHNRLFFVEVMGRDAGHIALNAGIGAGAEEILIPEEDLGLERLLESLQKSKASGKSSSIVVIAEGDKIGKNVFELKDYVDANLPEYDVRVSVLGHMQRGGSPSCFDRVLASRLGVKAVESLLEGKSNYMVGLQNDKVALTPLEQAIKGKTEIDRELLRVSDIMST; from the coding sequence ATGCCAAAAACAATAAAAAAGGTTGGCGTTTTAACCTCAGGTGGTGACTCTCCAGGAATGAACGCAGCAATACGCTCAGTAGTTAGAACATGTGCGTATCATAACATAGAATGTATAGGAATATATAGAGGGTATCAGGGAATGATTGAAGGCGACTTCAAAGAAATGGGACCTCGTAGTGTGAATAATATTGTAAATAAAGGAGGAACGATTTTAAAATCGGCTCGTTCTACTGAATTCAGAACACCAGAAGGCAGAAAAAAAGCACATGAAAATCTTATTAAAGCAGGAATTGATGCTTTGGTAGTAATTGGTGGTGACGGAACTTTTACCGGAGGTTTATTATTTAATAATGAATTTGGATTTCCAGTGATGGGGATTCCTGGAACTATTGATAATGATATTTTTGGAACAAGTCATACTTTAGGGTATGATACTGCTTTAAACACTGTTGTAGATGTAATTGATAAAATTAGAGATACGGCAAGTTCGCATAACCGATTGTTTTTTGTGGAAGTAATGGGTAGAGATGCGGGACATATCGCTTTGAACGCCGGTATTGGTGCTGGAGCAGAAGAAATTCTTATTCCTGAGGAAGATTTAGGATTGGAAAGATTATTAGAATCATTGCAAAAAAGTAAAGCTTCCGGGAAATCATCTAGTATAGTTGTAATTGCCGAAGGAGATAAAATAGGTAAAAATGTATTCGAATTAAAAGATTATGTTGATGCCAATTTACCTGAATATGATGTGCGTGTTTCCGTTTTGGGTCATATGCAACGGGGTGGTTCTCCATCTTGTTTTGATAGAGTTCTGGCAAGCAGATTAGGAGTGAAAGCCGTCGAATCATTATTAGAAGGAAAATCAAATTATATGGTTGGTTTGCAAAATGATAAAGTGGCGTTAACGCCTTTGGAACAGGCAATTAAAGGAAAAACAGAGATTGATAGAGAGTTATTAAGAGTGTCAGACATTATGTCTACTTAA
- a CDS encoding translocation/assembly module TamB domain-containing protein, with protein MLGIALTTPFVQTKIAQYFVRSLNKDFKTNIAIDEVAISIFGGVKFKKVLILDHHKDTLIYSNRIKTTILEGKKLLDGDLIFGDLQVDGLLFNLKTYKNEKQSNIERFIAAFETGKKSTKHFLLQSTKLHITNGHFILTDENRVTPISVNFTKLNAYVSDFKLYGSDVSTIINKMSFLDHRGLYVENLKSKFSYSKKSIKLENLDLLTRGSKIKGNVFLNYKIEDFSNFTDKVQFNIKLDTASIASNDIRFFYKELGKNQQFFTKANIKGTLNNLRITKLKLIDSKSTQIVGDINLKNLFANKEHGFYMYGKFEKISSSYDKLIVILPDILGKKLPTTLKKLGKFTAGGTARITTTSIEADFAMTTELGKVKSKLQMKNIDFIDKASYIGNVVLEDFDIGTLFERKDIGRVSFDLDVDGKGFKEKYLDTSVKGDISQIDYNNYTYSNIVVDGKFKLPNYTGQLSVNDPNLSMTFDGLLDLSKKDSRYDFHINVENADLHKLNLVKDSVSVFKGDVVVQASGNTIENLQGNLYINKTSYQNVKGTYNFDDFTVSSIFDENRVRTITVNSPDVMEGEIVGKYEFSQLKNMITNSLGSLYTNYKPNKVKKNQFLKFDFTIYNKIIEIFYPDISISPNTVVKGNINSNNNEFKLNFNSPKIVASENTFDNIRISVDNKNPLYNAYIELDSIKTKYYKIRDFSLINVTMKDTLFFRSEFKGGNLGEDYFNLNLYHTINQENKNVVGFSKSEAKFKDYLWFLNEQETPDNKIVFDKSFKNFNIDNIILSHENQSVSLKGDINGPSYKDLKLTFTDVDLNKITPENDKFVFNGNINGEVNYKQNLNVYQPTASIQIDHLNVNKTDLGVLNFDIEGDESFKKFTINSNIENENIESFNANGNFEIVNKETLLDLKLKFDKFNLGTLSSLGGNVLSNIRGFVSGNSTIAGNLKKPDINGRLYVDDAGMTIPYLNVDYALKDKTIIDLADEKFLFRDNTLKDTKYGTKASLTGSIQHKNFTDWKLDLTINSKRLLALDTKDSEDAAYFGTAFIDGTATIKGPTNGLFIKVDAKSEKGTTIKIPINNAQSVSDNSFIHFVTPKEKYNIEKGIFENTNNYKGLELEFDLDITPNAEVEVILDRNTGHGMKGKGFGSLLFKINTLGKFNMWGDFQAYEGTYNFKYGGLIDKKFAVKKGGSITWEGNPMKAQLNLEAVYRTTANPSVLLENSSFNTKVPVEVIIGVRGDLTSPEPDFNIEFPTVSSVLKSEIQYKLNDKDVRQTQALYLLSSGGFLSPEGVNQSDFSGSLFETATSLLGGIIQTDNEKFKVGFNFVSADRRIGRESDGRFIATISSKINERITINGKVGVPFGGINESAIVGDVEVLYRVNEDGTMNLRLFNKENDINYIGQGIGYTQGIGVSYEVDFDTFKEFVNKIFKNHKLGTEIKPAVEDQDSSPSPDFINFSNSKKPKPKKVENNKEALVPDED; from the coding sequence GTGCTTGGTATTGCATTGACCACCCCTTTTGTTCAGACTAAAATAGCGCAATATTTTGTCAGAAGTCTTAATAAAGATTTTAAAACTAACATCGCTATTGATGAAGTGGCAATATCCATTTTTGGGGGTGTAAAGTTTAAAAAAGTCTTAATTTTAGATCATCATAAAGATACATTAATCTATTCGAACCGAATAAAAACTACCATTTTAGAAGGGAAAAAACTATTAGACGGCGATTTGATTTTTGGTGACTTGCAGGTAGATGGATTGCTGTTTAATCTTAAAACATATAAAAATGAAAAGCAATCTAATATCGAAAGGTTTATTGCTGCTTTTGAAACTGGTAAGAAATCAACGAAACATTTTTTACTACAATCTACAAAATTACACATAACTAACGGACATTTTATTTTAACTGACGAGAATCGGGTCACACCTATTTCAGTAAATTTCACTAAATTGAATGCTTATGTCAGTGATTTTAAATTATATGGTTCTGACGTGAGCACAATAATCAATAAAATGTCATTTCTTGACCATCGTGGATTATATGTAGAAAATTTAAAATCAAAATTCAGTTATTCAAAAAAAAGTATAAAACTTGAAAATCTTGACTTATTAACCAGAGGATCAAAAATAAAAGGGAATGTCTTTTTAAATTATAAAATAGAAGATTTCTCTAATTTTACTGATAAGGTTCAGTTTAATATAAAACTGGATACGGCTTCAATAGCTTCTAATGATATTCGTTTTTTTTATAAGGAATTAGGTAAAAACCAACAATTTTTTACCAAAGCAAATATTAAAGGAACACTTAATAATTTAAGAATAACAAAATTAAAGTTAATTGATTCTAAAAGTACCCAGATAGTAGGGGATATTAATTTAAAAAATTTATTCGCAAATAAAGAACATGGTTTTTATATGTATGGAAAATTTGAAAAAATTTCCTCCAGTTATGATAAACTTATTGTTATCCTTCCAGATATTCTAGGTAAAAAGTTGCCCACTACATTAAAAAAATTAGGAAAATTTACCGCCGGCGGTACTGCTCGGATTACAACTACTTCAATAGAAGCTGATTTTGCCATGACAACAGAGTTGGGTAAAGTGAAATCTAAGTTGCAAATGAAAAATATTGATTTTATTGACAAAGCATCTTATATAGGAAATGTTGTTTTAGAGGATTTTGATATCGGGACTTTATTTGAAAGAAAAGATATAGGAAGAGTAAGTTTCGATCTAGATGTGGATGGAAAAGGTTTTAAAGAAAAATATTTAGACACATCTGTTAAAGGGGATATTAGTCAAATTGATTATAATAATTACACCTATAGTAATATTGTAGTCGATGGGAAATTTAAGTTACCAAATTACACAGGTCAACTATCTGTTAATGATCCTAATTTAAGCATGACATTTGACGGTTTACTCGATTTGAGTAAAAAAGACAGTCGGTACGATTTTCATATTAATGTAGAAAATGCAGATTTGCATAAATTAAATCTTGTAAAAGACTCTGTTTCTGTTTTTAAGGGAGATGTTGTGGTTCAAGCTTCAGGAAATACAATCGAAAATCTTCAGGGGAACTTATATATCAATAAAACTTCTTATCAAAATGTAAAAGGAACCTATAATTTTGATGACTTCACCGTCAGTTCTATTTTCGACGAAAATAGAGTGCGTACAATCACCGTTAATTCCCCTGATGTTATGGAAGGAGAGATAGTTGGTAAATACGAATTTAGTCAGTTAAAAAACATGATTACTAATTCGTTAGGGAGTCTTTATACAAATTACAAGCCGAATAAGGTAAAAAAGAATCAGTTTCTCAAATTTGATTTTACAATTTATAATAAAATTATTGAGATATTTTATCCAGACATTTCAATTAGCCCCAATACGGTAGTTAAAGGAAATATCAACTCGAATAATAATGAGTTTAAATTAAACTTTAATTCACCAAAAATTGTTGCATCGGAAAATACATTTGATAATATTAGAATTTCGGTGGATAATAAGAACCCTCTTTATAATGCATATATAGAATTAGACAGTATAAAAACTAAATATTATAAAATACGGGATTTTAGTTTGATAAATGTTACAATGAAAGATACTTTATTCTTTCGTTCTGAATTTAAAGGTGGAAATTTAGGGGAAGATTATTTTAATTTAAATTTATACCATACTATAAATCAGGAAAATAAAAATGTTGTAGGATTTAGTAAATCTGAAGCTAAATTTAAGGATTATTTGTGGTTTTTAAACGAACAAGAAACTCCGGATAATAAAATTGTTTTTGATAAATCATTTAAAAATTTCAATATAGATAATATAATATTGTCTCATGAAAATCAGTCTGTTTCTTTGAAAGGAGATATAAATGGTCCGTCCTATAAAGATCTAAAATTGACTTTTACGGATGTTGATCTTAATAAAATTACTCCTGAAAATGATAAATTTGTATTTAATGGAAATATCAATGGAGAAGTAAATTACAAGCAAAATTTAAATGTTTATCAGCCCACCGCGTCGATACAGATTGATCATTTAAATGTAAATAAAACGGACTTAGGGGTTTTAAATTTTGATATCGAGGGTGATGAAAGCTTCAAAAAATTCACCATTAATTCTAATATTGAAAATGAAAATATTGAGTCTTTTAACGCCAATGGAAATTTTGAAATCGTTAATAAAGAAACTCTTCTTGATTTAAAATTAAAATTTGATAAATTTAATTTGGGAACGTTGAGTTCGCTAGGGGGTAATGTATTGTCAAATATTAGAGGATTTGTATCGGGTAATTCAACGATAGCGGGAAATCTTAAAAAACCAGATATTAACGGCCGTCTTTATGTCGATGACGCTGGAATGACTATACCGTATTTGAATGTAGATTATGCGTTGAAAGACAAAACTATCATTGACTTAGCGGATGAAAAGTTTTTATTCAGAGACAATACGCTCAAGGATACCAAATATGGAACAAAAGCATCTTTAACCGGAAGTATTCAACATAAAAATTTTACTGACTGGAAGTTAGATTTGACAATAAATTCAAAAAGACTGTTGGCACTAGACACAAAAGATAGTGAAGACGCGGCCTACTTTGGTACTGCATTTATTGATGGAACGGCAACAATAAAAGGGCCTACTAATGGATTGTTTATAAAAGTTGATGCAAAATCTGAAAAAGGAACGACAATTAAAATACCGATTAATAATGCACAAAGTGTGAGCGATAATAGTTTCATCCATTTTGTGACACCAAAAGAAAAATATAATATTGAAAAGGGAATTTTTGAGAATACTAATAATTATAAAGGGCTCGAATTAGAATTTGATTTGGATATTACTCCAAATGCGGAAGTAGAAGTTATTCTAGACCGAAATACTGGTCACGGAATGAAAGGGAAAGGTTTTGGATCCTTATTGTTTAAAATAAATACATTAGGTAAGTTCAATATGTGGGGGGATTTTCAAGCTTATGAAGGAACCTATAACTTTAAATATGGTGGGTTGATTGACAAAAAATTTGCGGTTAAAAAAGGAGGGTCAATTACCTGGGAAGGGAATCCAATGAAAGCGCAATTAAATTTGGAAGCAGTCTATAGAACAACTGCTAATCCTTCCGTTTTATTAGAAAATTCTTCATTTAATACAAAGGTACCCGTCGAAGTTATCATTGGTGTACGTGGGGATTTAACAAGTCCGGAACCCGATTTTAACATTGAATTCCCAACAGTGAGCAGTGTGTTGAAATCTGAAATACAATACAAATTGAATGATAAGGATGTTAGACAAACTCAAGCTCTATATTTATTATCATCTGGAGGCTTTTTAAGTCCTGAAGGAGTAAATCAATCTGATTTTTCGGGAAGTTTATTTGAAACTGCAACTAGTTTATTAGGTGGTATAATTCAGACTGATAATGAGAAATTTAAAGTAGGATTCAATTTTGTCTCTGCAGATAGAAGGATTGGTAGAGAATCTGACGGAAGATTTATTGCCACTATTTCATCCAAAATTAATGAAAGGATTACCATTAATGGAAAAGTGGGTGTTCCTTTCGGGGGGATCAATGAATCTGCAATTGTTGGAGATGTTGAAGTGCTGTATCGAGTAAATGAAGACGGGACCATGAATTTGCGTCTTTTTAATAAAGAAAATGATATTAACTACATAGGACAAGGCATTGGATATACACAAGGAATAGGGGTATCTTACGAAGTTGATTTTGATACCTTCAAAGAATTTGTCAATAAAATATTCAAAAACCATAAATTAGGAACAGAAATTAAACCTGCTGTGGAAGATCAAGATTCGAGCCCATCACCTGATTTCATTAATTTTTCGAATTCTAAAAAACCTAAACCTAAAAAGGTTGAAAATAATAAAGAAGCTCTTGTTCCTGATGAGGATTAA
- the tsaD gene encoding tRNA (adenosine(37)-N6)-threonylcarbamoyltransferase complex transferase subunit TsaD: MQNPEVFILAIESSCDDTAAAVLQNDKVLSNVVANQLIHTQYGGVVPELASRAHQQNIVPVIDAALRKANIQKEQLSAIAFTQGPGLMGSLLVGSSFAKSLALALQIPLIAVNHMHAHILAHFIDEEGFEKPTFPFLALTISGGHTQIVQVNDFFDLVIIGETTDDAVGEAFDKSAKILGLPYPGGPLIDKYAQLGNPNAFAFTKPKVPGLDFSFSGLKTAILYFIQKKKLENPNFIDENLNEICASIQHTIVEILMDKLKLAVKETGIKQIAIGGGVSANSGIRTTLKETENKYGWKTFIPKFEYTTDNAAMIGIVGYQKFLTKIFETSSVVSKARIQF, from the coding sequence ATGCAAAATCCTGAGGTTTTTATTCTCGCTATCGAAAGTTCATGTGATGACACAGCGGCAGCTGTTTTACAAAACGACAAAGTATTGTCAAATGTTGTTGCTAATCAGCTAATTCACACACAATATGGCGGCGTGGTTCCGGAACTTGCCTCTCGTGCGCATCAGCAAAATATTGTTCCTGTAATTGATGCCGCACTTCGCAAAGCAAATATACAAAAAGAACAGTTATCAGCAATTGCGTTTACTCAAGGACCTGGATTGATGGGATCGTTACTTGTAGGAAGTTCATTCGCAAAATCATTAGCGCTAGCGCTACAAATCCCTTTAATAGCGGTAAATCACATGCATGCTCATATCTTGGCTCATTTTATTGATGAAGAAGGATTTGAAAAACCAACTTTCCCTTTTTTGGCACTAACAATTAGTGGCGGACATACTCAAATTGTGCAAGTAAATGATTTTTTTGATCTGGTCATTATAGGCGAGACCACAGATGATGCTGTTGGCGAAGCTTTTGACAAAAGTGCAAAAATACTGGGTCTTCCCTATCCTGGTGGCCCTTTGATTGATAAATATGCCCAACTAGGAAATCCAAATGCTTTCGCTTTTACAAAACCAAAAGTACCCGGATTAGATTTTAGTTTTTCTGGTTTAAAAACTGCCATTTTATATTTTATTCAAAAGAAAAAGTTAGAAAACCCAAATTTCATTGACGAAAATCTAAATGAAATTTGTGCCTCAATACAACATACAATTGTTGAAATTTTAATGGATAAATTAAAGTTGGCGGTAAAGGAAACCGGAATTAAGCAAATTGCGATTGGAGGAGGAGTTTCTGCAAATTCAGGAATAAGAACAACATTAAAAGAAACGGAGAATAAATATGGATGGAAAACATTTATTCCTAAATTTGAATACACCACGGATAATGCTGCAATGATTGGAATTGTAGGTTACCAAAAATTTTTAACTAAAATTTTCGAAACTTCCTCTGTAGTTTCTAAAGCAAGAATACAATTCTAA
- a CDS encoding 16S rRNA (uracil(1498)-N(3))-methyltransferase produces MQLFYNININETTETFSFDKEESKHIIKVLRKKDTDILYVTNGLGFLFKTEITLASDSKCTVKILSFEKSAPSKFHLHLAVAPTKMNDRYEWFLEKAVEIGIHEITPIICDRSERKVINTERFDKIILTALKQSNELFLPKLNEAMTFKEFVKLKNEGKKLIAHCEETNKKTLKSVLEPNENITILIGPEGDFSEKEIEAALENNYIPVSLGNTRLRTESAAIVACHSVVFVNEV; encoded by the coding sequence ATGCAATTATTTTACAATATAAATATCAACGAAACCACTGAAACCTTTTCTTTTGACAAAGAAGAAAGCAAACATATCATAAAAGTATTGCGAAAAAAAGATACTGATATATTATACGTTACCAATGGTTTAGGTTTTTTATTTAAAACAGAAATCACGTTAGCGTCTGATAGTAAATGCACCGTAAAAATTCTTTCTTTTGAAAAGTCAGCACCTTCAAAATTTCATTTGCACTTAGCTGTTGCACCAACTAAAATGAATGATCGTTACGAATGGTTTCTCGAAAAAGCAGTAGAAATTGGTATTCATGAAATTACACCAATTATTTGTGACCGTTCCGAAAGAAAAGTGATCAATACGGAACGATTTGATAAAATCATATTGACTGCTTTAAAGCAATCCAATGAGCTATTTCTTCCAAAATTGAATGAAGCCATGACTTTCAAAGAGTTTGTAAAACTTAAAAATGAAGGAAAAAAATTGATTGCCCATTGTGAAGAAACCAATAAAAAAACATTGAAATCAGTTTTAGAACCTAATGAAAATATCACAATTTTAATAGGTCCTGAAGGAGATTTTTCTGAAAAAGAAATTGAAGCAGCACTTGAAAATAATTACATCCCGGTTTCTTTGGGAAACACACGTTTACGAACTGAATCTGCAGCTATTGTAGCTTGTCACAGTGTTGTTTTTGTTAACGAAGTATAA
- a CDS encoding DUF4159 domain-containing protein, producing the protein MKKIYYILLLISITSYSQEIALLKYSGGGDWYANPTSLPNLIRYCNANINTKIKPKPATVEPSSPDLLSYPFVHMTGHGNVVFSEADVSNLKNYLLAGGFLHIDDNYGMDQYIRKEIKKIFPNNDLVELPANHIIFQKPYLFPSGLPKIHEHDGKRPQAFGIFIENKLVLLYTYECDLGDGWEDPEVHNDPIEVREKALKMGANIINYIFNY; encoded by the coding sequence ATGAAAAAAATATATTACATATTATTACTAATTTCTATCACTTCTTATTCGCAGGAAATCGCTTTATTAAAGTACAGCGGTGGCGGGGATTGGTATGCTAATCCAACTTCATTACCCAATTTAATCAGATACTGCAATGCTAATATAAATACTAAAATAAAACCCAAACCAGCAACAGTAGAGCCAAGCAGTCCCGATTTACTTTCCTACCCGTTCGTTCACATGACCGGGCATGGAAATGTAGTATTTAGCGAAGCTGATGTTTCTAATCTCAAAAATTATTTATTAGCGGGAGGGTTTCTTCATATTGACGATAATTACGGAATGGATCAATACATCCGAAAAGAAATCAAAAAAATATTTCCAAATAATGATCTGGTTGAACTTCCTGCAAATCATATAATTTTTCAAAAACCGTATCTATTTCCCAGTGGATTACCTAAAATACATGAGCATGATGGAAAAAGACCGCAAGCTTTCGGCATATTTATAGAAAACAAATTAGTGCTTCTTTACACCTACGAATGTGATTTAGGCGATGGATGGGAAGATCCGGAAGTGCACAATGACCCCATTGAAGTTCGAGAAAAAGCACTAAAAATGGGTGCCAATATTATCAATTATATCTTTAATTATTAA